The Thermococcus sp. genomic interval CTTTGGTCGGACACGTATATAACTCTTTCAGGAAAGTTTATTTTAATCTTCCTCACAATAATCTTGACGTAGTCTCCCTGTTCGATCTGAAGTGTATCCCGGATATACCTTGGAACTATTAACCTGCCATCTTTGTCTATTCTTGCATGAAACTTTGCTAGCGGTTCTTTTGCTTCTTTCACTGTCCCACCCCATTGAGTTCTCTGTATTTAATCCCTATCTCACTAATGTATGATGAGTCGGTTGTTGAGGGGTAATAGTCAAGGATAACAATCTCTACACTATCATTAGGTTTGAGATTTAAATCTCTGCGAACTTTCTGTGGAATAACAACGTACCCTCTGATTCCAACTCTCAAGATAGCAAATTCCTGTCCATACACATAAATAATCCCTTCACT includes:
- a CDS encoding AbrB/MazE/SpoVT family DNA-binding domain-containing protein, translating into MKESKEPLAKFQAKMNKDGRVSLPKQIKDVLGLESDDYLKVIIRKIKAEKSEGIIYVYGQEFAILRVGIRGYVVIPQKVRRDLNLKPNDSVEIVILDYYPSTTDSSYISEIGIKYRELNGVGQ
- a CDS encoding AbrB/MazE/SpoVT family DNA-binding domain-containing protein; translation: MKEAKEPLAKFHARIDKDGRLIVPRYIRDTLQIEQGDYVKIIVRKIKINFPERVIYVSDQRQVISKIGRKGAVYIPNEIRKQLNINANELIEVILLDFYKSRVPDEDTQFKYVFLNV